In Legionella sp. PATHC035, a genomic segment contains:
- a CDS encoding S49 family peptidase translates to MTNDHPSNSTPDSQALLNQIIIDYMKEAKRKRRWKWIMRVIYLLIILFIVYRVSLSTNEDSGLNVKDHVGVIDITGEMAEAKANADDFAKGLDSAYKNSGLKALIIRINSPGGSPVQAEYMYNMIKFYQKKYPDIKIYSVCVDACASAAYYVAVATDMIYASPASMVGSIGVLYNGFGFVDLINKIGISRRLQTSGVNKSFLDPFSPETDFAKQKLQVMLDQVHQQFINRVKEGRGSRLHIDDETFSGLFWTGEQALTMGLIDGFASSGQLARDVIKIPDVIDYTHKQNLFDRVTRNLGTALADELPLSFGAKQGFQ, encoded by the coding sequence ATGACAAATGACCATCCTTCTAATTCTACTCCGGATTCGCAAGCTTTGCTGAACCAAATTATCATTGATTACATGAAAGAGGCAAAGAGGAAACGCAGATGGAAATGGATAATGCGTGTTATTTATTTGTTAATTATTTTATTTATTGTCTATCGCGTGTCATTAAGTACTAATGAAGACTCAGGCCTCAATGTCAAAGATCATGTCGGTGTAATCGATATAACCGGTGAAATGGCTGAGGCGAAAGCCAATGCAGATGATTTCGCTAAGGGATTGGATTCAGCTTATAAAAATTCAGGGTTAAAGGCATTAATTATTCGCATCAATAGCCCTGGAGGCAGTCCGGTTCAGGCTGAGTACATGTATAACATGATCAAGTTTTATCAAAAAAAATATCCGGATATAAAAATATATTCAGTGTGTGTGGATGCGTGTGCGTCTGCTGCATATTATGTTGCTGTTGCAACGGATATGATTTATGCAAGCCCTGCAAGCATGGTGGGGTCTATTGGGGTTTTGTATAATGGTTTTGGTTTTGTTGATCTGATCAATAAAATTGGTATTTCTCGTAGATTACAAACATCAGGTGTCAATAAGTCATTTTTGGATCCTTTCTCTCCTGAAACCGATTTTGCGAAACAAAAATTGCAAGTGATGCTGGATCAGGTTCATCAACAATTTATTAATAGAGTAAAAGAAGGGCGGGGAAGTCGTTTACATATTGATGATGAGACATTTTCTGGCCTTTTTTGGACTGGTGAACAAGCTTTAACTATGGGGTTAATTGATGGTTTTGCGAGCAGCGGACAGTTGGCTCGTGACGTGATTAAAATTCCTGATGTTATTGACTATACTCATAAGCAAAATCTGTTTGATCGCGTAACCAGAAATCTGGGAACTGCATTGGCTGACGAGCTTCCTTTAAGTTTCGGAGCCAAACAAGGGTTTCAATAA
- a CDS encoding inositol monophosphatase family protein, with product MEPLLNIAVNAARQAGEIIIRHMEQVDRLKITAKNNHEYFSEVDIKAEQAIIHTIHKAYPEHGILAEESGLQEGDGESIWIIDPLDGTSNYLHGFPFFSVSIAVKVKGRIEHGVIYDPLRHECFAASRGRGARLNDRRIRVSKQTQLIASLLGTGFPSRDISIAQKYLPTFEALLGKCAGIRRTGSAALDLAYVASGRLDGFWELGLRPWDIAAGSLLIREAGGLISDLQGGDDFLKHGDIVAGTPKVFKSLLQTISPVLK from the coding sequence ATGGAACCACTTTTAAATATAGCAGTTAACGCAGCACGACAGGCCGGTGAAATTATTATTCGACATATGGAGCAAGTGGATCGTCTTAAAATTACCGCTAAAAATAACCATGAATATTTTAGTGAAGTAGACATCAAAGCCGAACAAGCAATTATCCATACAATCCATAAGGCCTATCCAGAGCATGGTATTCTTGCTGAAGAAAGTGGCTTACAGGAAGGAGATGGAGAATCAATCTGGATTATTGATCCTCTCGATGGTACATCCAATTATCTACACGGCTTTCCATTCTTTTCCGTTTCTATAGCAGTGAAAGTGAAAGGAAGGATAGAACATGGGGTTATATACGATCCATTAAGACATGAGTGTTTCGCTGCAAGCCGAGGTCGCGGAGCACGATTGAATGATCGTAGAATACGTGTTTCCAAACAGACACAACTTATAGCTTCACTTCTAGGAACCGGCTTCCCATCGCGCGATATCAGTATTGCACAAAAATACTTACCTACTTTCGAAGCTTTATTGGGTAAATGTGCTGGGATTAGAAGAACTGGCTCAGCAGCGCTTGATTTGGCCTATGTCGCAAGTGGGCGACTTGATGGTTTTTGGGAATTAGGCTTGCGTCCTTGGGATATTGCGGCAGGATCATTATTAATTAGAGAAGCAGGTGGATTGATTAGTGATTTGCAAGGAGGCGATGATTTTCTCAAGCACGGGGATATTGTTGCCGGAACTCCTAAAGTATTTAAATCATTATTACAAACAATTTCACCTGTTTTGAAATAA
- the trmJ gene encoding tRNA (cytosine(32)/uridine(32)-2'-O)-methyltransferase TrmJ encodes MNLSSIRIILVATSHPGNIGSTARAMKTMGLSSLYLVQPKSFPDYKAKEMAAGADDLLEHAIVTETLDEALIGCQLILGTSARPRGISLPGLVPASCADLISQHADNTQIAIVFGREHAGLTNEELLKCHYHINIPSNPEYSSLNLAQAVQIIAYELRMKLLAPKAEVALRQDEYATADEIEQFYEHLREVFIEIQFLKTSNPRRLMQRVRRLFNRVNLEKMEVNLLRGMLSQVQKSLEWARKRGLSERDN; translated from the coding sequence ATGAATTTAAGTTCTATCCGTATCATTTTAGTAGCAACATCTCATCCAGGTAACATAGGCTCAACAGCCAGGGCAATGAAAACAATGGGATTAAGTTCACTGTATTTAGTACAGCCAAAATCTTTTCCTGATTATAAGGCAAAAGAAATGGCGGCTGGTGCCGATGATCTATTAGAGCATGCCATTGTTACTGAAACTTTGGACGAAGCCTTGATTGGATGCCAGCTTATTCTGGGAACCAGTGCACGGCCAAGAGGTATTTCCTTACCCGGGTTAGTCCCCGCTTCTTGTGCGGACTTAATTAGTCAACACGCGGACAATACTCAAATTGCGATTGTATTTGGAAGAGAGCATGCAGGTCTTACCAACGAAGAACTGCTAAAATGTCATTATCACATTAATATTCCAAGCAATCCCGAGTACAGCTCTCTCAATTTAGCCCAGGCTGTGCAGATTATTGCTTATGAATTGCGAATGAAATTATTAGCACCTAAGGCCGAAGTGGCATTGCGGCAGGATGAGTATGCTACAGCAGATGAAATCGAGCAATTTTACGAACATCTAAGGGAAGTTTTTATTGAGATTCAATTTTTAAAAACTTCAAATCCACGACGATTAATGCAGCGGGTACGACGTTTATTTAATCGTGTAAACTTAGAAAAAATGGAAGTTAATCTGTTACGAGGAATGTTAAGTCAGGTACAAAAATCATTAGAATGGGCTAGGAAAAGAGGATTAAGTGAACGGGATAATTAA
- a CDS encoding IscS subfamily cysteine desulfurase, with the protein MNGIIKIPIYFDYMATTPVDPRVVERMIHYLGPEGDFGNPSSITHEYGRIAALAVDHARAQVANSIHASAQDIVFTSGATEANNLAIIGAAHFYKNKGKHVVTMSTEHKAVLDSFNRLEKDGFEVTYLHPKPNGLLDLEQLAQVLRPDTILVSIMHVNNEIGVIQDIESIGALLRNKGILFHVDAAQSAGKIPIDLTRLSVDLMALSAHKNYGPKGVGALYVRHKPRIRLQPQSFGGGHEGGLRSGTLATHQIVGMGEAFELAERVREEEQLRFLKYRQHLWEGIKHLPGIQLNGDEQKRIAGNLNFSFAGLDGDSLLLALNELAVSTTSACSSASIQPSYVLREIGLSDDLAQSTIRLSLGRFTKEEEVEHAIHVICTQVTRLREMSPS; encoded by the coding sequence GTGAACGGGATAATTAAAATACCAATCTATTTTGATTATATGGCAACAACGCCTGTTGATCCGCGTGTTGTGGAGCGCATGATCCATTATCTAGGGCCGGAAGGGGATTTTGGTAATCCTTCTTCTATAACCCATGAATATGGAAGAATTGCAGCTCTTGCTGTAGATCACGCTCGTGCACAAGTTGCCAATTCAATTCATGCATCGGCACAAGATATAGTATTTACCTCGGGAGCCACCGAAGCAAATAATTTGGCAATAATCGGCGCAGCACATTTTTACAAGAATAAAGGGAAGCATGTAGTTACTATGAGTACAGAGCATAAAGCGGTGCTCGATAGTTTTAACCGGTTGGAAAAAGATGGATTCGAGGTAACTTACCTTCATCCTAAACCCAATGGATTACTCGACCTGGAACAATTGGCTCAAGTATTAAGACCCGATACTATTTTGGTTTCCATCATGCATGTAAACAATGAAATTGGTGTGATTCAGGATATTGAGTCCATTGGTGCTTTATTACGTAATAAAGGAATCCTGTTTCATGTGGATGCAGCACAAAGCGCAGGAAAAATTCCGATCGATTTGACGCGTCTTTCTGTTGATTTAATGGCACTTTCGGCACATAAAAATTACGGTCCGAAAGGGGTTGGCGCCCTTTATGTCAGACACAAACCCCGAATTCGTCTCCAACCACAAAGTTTTGGGGGTGGACATGAAGGTGGGTTACGTTCGGGAACCTTGGCTACTCATCAAATTGTGGGTATGGGGGAGGCCTTCGAGTTAGCTGAACGGGTGCGAGAAGAGGAGCAATTACGATTTTTAAAATATCGCCAGCACTTATGGGAGGGGATTAAACATTTGCCGGGTATTCAGCTCAATGGAGACGAACAAAAACGGATTGCAGGTAATCTGAATTTCAGTTTTGCTGGTTTAGATGGGGATTCCCTATTGTTAGCCTTGAATGAATTAGCAGTATCCACTACATCAGCCTGCAGTTCTGCCAGTATTCAACCCTCCTATGTATTGAGAGAAATAGGGCTAAGCGATGATTTAGCACAAAGTACGATAAGATTATCCCTAGGTCGTTTTACCAAGGAAGAAGAAGTGGAGCACGCGATTCATGTTATTTGTACGCAAGTAACTCGATTGCGCGAAATGTCGCCATCATGA
- a CDS encoding iron-sulfur cluster assembly scaffold protein produces the protein MIYNKKVQECFFSPRHVGVIDLSERFTIGVKNKQKGQGLIELYIQCNSDGTIVRACFRTNGNPYIVASLEWLCRQLEGHTPYTVPQIDYQLIVKELDIPVAQYPIALRIMDVFKEALLLIKDKSN, from the coding sequence ATGATATATAATAAAAAAGTACAGGAGTGTTTTTTTTCACCCCGACATGTGGGCGTTATTGATTTAAGTGAGCGTTTTACAATCGGTGTTAAAAACAAGCAAAAAGGTCAAGGGCTTATTGAGCTTTACATTCAGTGTAATTCAGATGGTACAATTGTACGAGCTTGCTTTAGAACGAATGGTAACCCTTATATTGTTGCAAGTTTGGAATGGTTATGCAGGCAGCTGGAAGGGCATACTCCATATACTGTCCCGCAAATTGATTATCAGCTCATTGTTAAAGAATTGGATATCCCTGTTGCTCAGTACCCTATCGCATTAAGAATTATGGATGTTTTTAAAGAAGCATTGCTTTTAATAAAAGATAAATCGAATTGA
- a CDS encoding HesB/IscA family protein, producing the protein MSVVMHHVESAVPEISFTDAAIKHVVSYLQKNPEYTGIRLSVKKTGCSGLSYVVDYVLAPQDTDLKLALTENYVVCIDKSSYPFLQNMSVDYVKQGLNYKFVFNNPNQTGQCGCGESFTVD; encoded by the coding sequence ATGAGTGTCGTCATGCATCATGTAGAAAGTGCTGTACCTGAAATCAGTTTTACTGACGCAGCGATAAAACATGTAGTGTCTTATTTGCAGAAAAACCCTGAATATACGGGAATTCGCTTATCAGTAAAAAAAACGGGTTGTTCTGGTTTATCTTATGTCGTGGATTATGTCCTAGCTCCTCAAGATACCGATTTGAAACTTGCTTTGACTGAAAATTATGTTGTATGCATTGATAAGTCCAGTTATCCCTTTCTACAAAATATGAGTGTTGATTATGTAAAACAGGGATTAAATTATAAATTTGTTTTCAATAACCCGAATCAGACAGGTCAATGCGGATGTGGGGAAAGTTTTACAGTGGATTAG
- a CDS encoding helix-turn-helix domain-containing protein produces MSTDTMVQSSEALSHQVIHAVKGYLTSVSNKDANLNLYQLIVEEVEAPLFRTVMELTRYNQSKAARVLGVSRGTLRTKLKRYFDDEFIGTRDF; encoded by the coding sequence ATGAGCACAGATACAATGGTGCAAAGCAGCGAAGCACTGTCACATCAAGTAATTCATGCTGTTAAAGGTTATTTAACCAGTGTCAGTAATAAAGATGCTAACTTGAATTTGTATCAATTAATTGTTGAAGAAGTTGAAGCGCCTTTATTCCGCACGGTTATGGAATTAACTCGTTATAATCAATCAAAAGCTGCACGTGTTCTTGGCGTAAGCCGTGGTACCTTGCGTACTAAATTAAAGCGTTATTTCGATGACGAATTTATTGGAACTCGTGATTTCTAA
- the gatB gene encoding Asp-tRNA(Asn)/Glu-tRNA(Gln) amidotransferase subunit GatB produces the protein MEWDTVIGLEVHIQLKTKSKLFSGASTAFGSAPNSQTCFIDAGFPGVLPVLNQEAVIMAIQFGLAIQADINDQSVFERKNYFYPDLPKGYQISQFQKPIVSNGKLAITLNDGRVKEVLIVRAHLEEDAGKSLHGVHSGYSGIDLNRAGTPLLEIVTAPCLFSSHEAVSYLKKLHQLVQFLGVCDGNMQEGNFRCDVNLSLKPKGSSVLGTRTELKNLNSFRFIEKAIAYEQSRHQDILESGQQIIQETRLYNPDTHSTHAMRSKENENDYRYFPDPDLLPIQITRFLIAEVKNNLPDLPDKIHSELKNTPSLNEEDINFILSSPSAYQFFKSIKNQSQAPEKMIINWLKGQYAAALNEENLTFDTPRISAKLMANLLDRLHGGTISLNNARAIFTLLWAGEEDIEAIIAREGYQQVDDTAAWEKMIIQLIQQHPEQAADYRAGKDKLLAFFVGQIMKQTKGKANPEQINILLKKHLGGSQ, from the coding sequence ATGGAATGGGATACAGTCATTGGCCTTGAAGTACATATTCAGCTCAAAACAAAATCGAAACTTTTTTCAGGTGCATCTACCGCTTTTGGTTCAGCCCCTAATTCTCAAACCTGCTTTATCGATGCAGGATTTCCTGGAGTTTTGCCCGTATTGAACCAGGAAGCCGTTATTATGGCAATCCAGTTTGGCTTAGCCATTCAAGCAGACATTAACGATCAATCTGTTTTTGAGCGCAAAAATTATTTTTATCCCGATTTACCCAAAGGCTATCAAATCAGTCAATTTCAAAAACCCATAGTCAGCAATGGTAAATTGGCAATTACGCTGAATGACGGCCGTGTAAAAGAGGTTTTGATTGTCCGTGCCCATCTAGAAGAGGACGCGGGTAAATCATTACATGGGGTACATTCTGGTTATAGCGGTATTGATCTGAATCGAGCGGGAACTCCTTTATTAGAGATAGTAACTGCCCCCTGCTTGTTTTCAAGCCATGAGGCCGTGAGTTATCTTAAAAAACTGCATCAGCTGGTCCAGTTTTTAGGTGTCTGCGATGGTAATATGCAAGAAGGGAATTTCCGATGCGATGTGAATCTATCCTTAAAACCCAAAGGGAGTTCTGTCTTAGGAACGCGAACTGAATTGAAGAATTTGAATTCATTTCGCTTCATTGAAAAAGCGATTGCTTATGAACAATCACGACATCAAGATATATTGGAAAGTGGACAACAAATCATTCAAGAAACTCGTCTCTATAATCCAGATACTCATTCGACGCATGCAATGCGCAGTAAAGAAAATGAGAATGATTACCGATATTTTCCTGATCCTGATTTACTGCCGATACAAATTACCCGTTTTCTTATTGCTGAGGTTAAGAATAATTTACCGGACTTACCTGATAAAATTCACAGTGAGTTAAAAAATACGCCGTCGCTCAATGAAGAAGACATTAATTTTATTCTTTCTTCGCCCAGCGCGTACCAATTTTTTAAATCAATTAAAAACCAATCCCAGGCTCCGGAGAAAATGATTATTAATTGGTTAAAAGGTCAATACGCTGCCGCTTTAAATGAAGAGAATTTAACTTTTGATACACCACGTATCTCAGCAAAGCTTATGGCAAATCTTCTTGATAGACTACATGGTGGTACTATTTCTTTAAACAATGCCCGAGCCATTTTTACTTTGCTCTGGGCTGGAGAAGAAGATATTGAAGCGATTATCGCACGCGAAGGTTATCAACAAGTAGATGATACAGCTGCTTGGGAAAAAATGATTATTCAATTAATTCAACAGCATCCTGAACAAGCCGCAGATTACAGAGCAGGAAAAGACAAACTATTGGCTTTCTTCGTAGGACAAATCATGAAGCAAACGAAAGGTAAGGCAAATCCTGAGCAAATCAACATCCTCCTAAAAAAACATTTAGGGGGAAGTCAGTAA
- the gatA gene encoding Asp-tRNA(Asn)/Glu-tRNA(Gln) amidotransferase subunit GatA, which produces MEHLSLKQLCQALQQRKLSSVELTEHYLTQIKKHKYLNAFISLDEEHAILEAQKADQELKKGQGKMLTGIPMALKDLFCTLRMPTTCASKMLAHFQSPYQATLVSKLLAQGSILIGKTNMDEFAMGSSNENSYFGAVKNPWDKERVPGGSSGGSAAAVAAGLVPFAIGSDTGGSIRQPAALCGISGIKPTYGLISRYGMIAYASSLDQAGPLARSAEDLALVLQAMAGFDPKDSTSVDSAVPDYCADLNKPLSKLKIGLPSCFFQPQVDQAIQQAILDAVKVFESAGAEIVSLNLELQPLWVPCYYVVACAEASSNLSRYDGLRFGHCSDNASTLTELIRNTRSEGFGIEVKRRILTGTHVLSSGYFDAYYLQAQKIRRLIQEELVTTLKSVDVILGPTTPTSAFKLGEKIADPVQNYLADVFTVAANLAGLPAISIPSGFVQGLPIGMQLMGKHFGESQLLQIAHHYQQNTNWHLASPNQ; this is translated from the coding sequence ATGGAACATTTATCTTTAAAACAGCTATGTCAAGCATTACAACAGAGGAAACTCTCTAGTGTTGAATTAACTGAGCACTACCTTACACAAATTAAAAAGCATAAATACTTAAATGCATTTATCAGTTTGGATGAAGAACACGCCATCCTTGAAGCTCAAAAAGCGGATCAAGAATTAAAAAAGGGTCAGGGTAAAATGCTTACAGGCATACCTATGGCATTAAAAGATTTATTTTGTACCCTGCGCATGCCAACGACCTGTGCTTCAAAAATGCTTGCTCATTTTCAATCCCCTTATCAAGCAACTTTAGTCAGTAAGTTGCTCGCTCAAGGTTCCATTTTGATTGGTAAAACGAATATGGACGAATTTGCCATGGGCTCGTCCAATGAAAACAGTTACTTTGGTGCTGTAAAAAATCCCTGGGACAAGGAACGTGTCCCAGGGGGGTCCTCAGGAGGTTCAGCAGCAGCTGTAGCTGCTGGCTTAGTCCCTTTCGCTATAGGTTCTGATACGGGAGGTTCCATACGACAACCCGCTGCCTTATGTGGAATCAGTGGGATTAAACCCACTTATGGTCTTATTTCTCGCTACGGTATGATTGCTTACGCCTCCAGCTTGGATCAGGCGGGTCCTTTAGCGCGAAGTGCGGAAGACTTAGCATTGGTTCTTCAAGCAATGGCTGGATTTGATCCTAAGGACTCTACCTCAGTTGATTCAGCAGTTCCTGATTATTGTGCTGATCTTAATAAACCCCTGTCTAAACTAAAAATAGGTTTACCATCTTGCTTTTTTCAGCCACAAGTAGACCAAGCAATACAACAGGCGATTCTTGATGCCGTGAAGGTTTTTGAAAGTGCAGGAGCCGAAATTGTTTCCTTAAATTTGGAGCTTCAACCTTTATGGGTACCGTGTTACTACGTAGTAGCTTGTGCTGAAGCCTCCTCTAATTTATCACGTTATGATGGGTTACGATTTGGCCATTGCAGTGACAATGCATCAACATTAACTGAGCTTATCCGCAATACGCGGAGTGAAGGTTTTGGCATAGAAGTAAAACGTCGGATTCTAACTGGAACACATGTCCTTTCATCGGGGTATTTTGACGCATACTACCTGCAAGCCCAAAAAATTCGTCGTCTTATTCAGGAAGAGCTTGTCACAACCCTCAAATCGGTTGATGTAATTCTCGGACCAACAACCCCAACATCAGCCTTTAAACTTGGTGAAAAAATTGCAGATCCCGTTCAAAATTACCTTGCTGACGTGTTTACCGTAGCAGCTAATCTTGCAGGACTCCCCGCAATTTCCATCCCCTCAGGCTTTGTTCAGGGACTCCCTATAGGTATGCAGCTCATGGGAAAACATTTTGGTGAAAGCCAATTACTCCAAATTGCTCATCATTATCAACAAAATACCAACTGGCATTTAGCCAGTCCAAACCAATAA
- the gatC gene encoding Asp-tRNA(Asn)/Glu-tRNA(Gln) amidotransferase subunit GatC codes for MTISAKELDKISQLAYLDTDIEHSPKLIEDINAIMNFVDQLRSIDTQKVEPLFHPLALNQRLRSDVVTEDNCLSELETIAPRFEHDLYLVPQVIDQSK; via the coding sequence ATGACTATCTCGGCAAAAGAATTAGACAAAATTTCCCAGCTCGCTTATCTGGATACGGACATAGAGCATTCCCCTAAACTCATCGAAGACATTAATGCAATCATGAATTTTGTCGACCAACTCCGTTCTATTGATACTCAAAAAGTGGAACCTCTTTTTCATCCTCTTGCATTAAATCAGCGATTAAGATCGGATGTGGTCACCGAAGACAACTGTCTTTCCGAGTTAGAAACCATTGCGCCACGATTTGAACACGATCTTTATTTAGTCCCTCAAGTTATTGACCAGAGTAAGTAA
- a CDS encoding F-box protein — MGESRFEVDLRKLTSLPKEVLFLVLDNLPITEIIKLKKVSKAINNLASDYLFEELKIKEVHCGQDFTLILLNHGRVLAVGSNLRGQLGLGQDIKQVSELTEVTALKERVSHIATGFTHAIFLGESGKVYGLGRNEEKQIAPDSDDLSIYVPTPLEIQATAKNVFAQDHTSALIFTGDSPDKAFKIMGNPLNAYPFKHTIVFLSDWLPTPSSDIEVADIAVNNQQRCAVLLTTNGEVYVYGNNESGLLGLNPENPFINTWTKLPDVAAKQIKTTALGCFILTHDNLLLASGSNTKGQLGPIDEFKGFMKIASNVKYFDAADHHTVYVDSQNKLFLFGAMKINDQELRTVEKGICPIQGSSKPSTEKVRALLNHFFKKEPDYPKPSQDQSNNDFSP; from the coding sequence ATGGGTGAATCCCGTTTCGAGGTCGATTTACGAAAACTCACCAGTCTTCCTAAGGAAGTCTTATTTCTAGTTCTCGATAACCTCCCAATAACGGAAATAATAAAACTAAAAAAAGTGTCAAAAGCGATTAACAACTTGGCCTCAGATTATTTATTTGAGGAATTAAAAATTAAAGAAGTGCATTGCGGCCAAGATTTCACTCTGATTCTTTTAAACCACGGACGAGTTTTAGCTGTAGGAAGTAATTTACGAGGACAACTTGGACTCGGTCAAGATATAAAACAAGTTTCTGAGTTAACCGAAGTCACCGCGCTTAAAGAGCGGGTGTCTCATATTGCAACTGGATTTACCCATGCAATTTTTTTAGGTGAATCAGGTAAGGTCTATGGCCTGGGAAGAAATGAAGAAAAGCAGATTGCCCCTGATTCTGATGATCTGAGCATTTACGTACCTACCCCTTTAGAAATACAAGCAACAGCAAAAAATGTTTTTGCTCAAGATCATACAAGCGCTTTAATTTTCACAGGCGATTCTCCCGATAAGGCGTTTAAAATTATGGGTAACCCATTAAATGCTTATCCATTCAAACATACTATAGTTTTTTTATCCGATTGGCTTCCCACTCCCTCTTCTGACATAGAAGTTGCTGATATTGCTGTGAATAATCAACAGCGATGCGCAGTTTTGTTAACTACGAATGGTGAAGTCTATGTATACGGGAATAATGAATCGGGATTGTTAGGATTAAATCCAGAAAACCCATTTATCAATACTTGGACTAAATTGCCAGATGTTGCGGCAAAACAAATTAAGACCACAGCTTTAGGATGTTTTATATTGACTCATGATAATTTATTGCTTGCAAGTGGTTCAAATACCAAAGGGCAATTGGGTCCAATTGACGAATTTAAAGGATTCATGAAAATCGCTTCTAATGTGAAATATTTTGATGCAGCAGATCATCACACTGTTTATGTAGACAGCCAAAATAAATTGTTTCTTTTTGGTGCCATGAAAATCAATGATCAAGAGTTAAGAACGGTTGAAAAGGGAATTTGTCCTATCCAGGGCTCTTCTAAGCCTTCTACCGAGAAGGTTAGAGCATTGCTGAATCATTTTTTTAAAAAAGAACCTGATTATCCAAAACCGTCACAAGATCAGAGTAATAATGATTTTTCACCCTGA